A stretch of Blautia liquoris DNA encodes these proteins:
- a CDS encoding BMC domain-containing protein: protein MGKSIGMVELSSIARGIETSDYMVKAAQVDLIRSSTICPGKYVVIVAGDTGDVKASMKEGIDRGGEYLVDSLEIPNIHEQLIPALSGTVTVDDPQAVGVIEFYSVASAILAADQAAKAAQITLIEVRIGFAIGGKGFVTLTGDVGAVKAAVEAAVREKDLYVESTVIPRPAPEVFQSLL from the coding sequence ATGGGAAAATCAATTGGCATGGTGGAACTGTCCAGTATCGCCAGAGGAATTGAGACAAGTGATTATATGGTCAAGGCCGCCCAGGTAGACCTGATTCGCTCTTCAACAATCTGCCCCGGCAAGTACGTCGTTATCGTTGCCGGAGATACAGGAGATGTAAAGGCGTCCATGAAAGAAGGAATCGACAGAGGCGGAGAATATCTTGTGGATTCGCTGGAGATTCCAAATATCCATGAACAACTGATACCGGCTCTTTCGGGAACGGTCACGGTGGATGACCCGCAGGCAGTCGGCGTAATTGAGTTTTATTCCGTGGCATCAGCGATACTGGCTGCAGACCAGGCTGCGAAAGCCGCCCAGATTACTTTGATTGAAGTCAGAATAGGGTTTGCAATCGGCGGAAAAGGTTTTGTCACTCTTACAGGGGATGTCGGTGCAGTGAAGGCGGCAGTTGAGGCAGCCGTGCGGGAGAAGGACCTCTACGTAGAGAGCACCGTCATTCCAAGACCGGCACCTGAAGTCTTCCAGTCATTATTATAA
- a CDS encoding ethanolamine utilization protein EutH, whose protein sequence is MFQELIDNISNVSVFTESMKQWISGLSVNDVIVFVMMIFMIIGAIDRIRGNKLGYGEQFEEGFNAMGPLAIAMAGVVAAAPVLAIILKPIIVPVYKLLGADPSMFATTLLACDMGGYPLAMKLAENETIGNFSGLILGTMMGPTLVFTIPVALSIIKKKDRPYLGAGILAGMITIPIGCIAGGLVMNVTKYKISIGTILINLVPVIIIAGLIVLGLWVIPDKMIRGFNKFGTGVTVVITVFTAIAIFEYQTGIKFPLMNIMVEPDADGIIPLESGLLTCGQISIVLVGAFPMVFWITKTFKKGLSAIGKKFGMDENGSAGLVASLANNIAMFNIMDKMNPKGKVLNVAFAVSAAFVFGDHLGFTAGVNKEMIFPVIVGKLVAGITALLLANVLSPKLLSKIQSSVETDAEEA, encoded by the coding sequence ATGTTTCAAGAATTGATTGACAATATAAGCAATGTCAGTGTATTTACGGAGAGCATGAAACAGTGGATCAGCGGATTATCGGTCAACGACGTGATTGTTTTTGTCATGATGATCTTTATGATCATCGGAGCAATCGATCGAATCAGAGGTAATAAGCTGGGGTATGGGGAACAGTTCGAAGAAGGTTTCAATGCCATGGGCCCCCTTGCAATTGCCATGGCCGGTGTCGTGGCGGCAGCGCCCGTTCTGGCTATTATCCTGAAACCAATCATTGTGCCTGTCTATAAGCTGCTCGGAGCAGACCCATCCATGTTTGCCACAACCCTTCTGGCATGCGATATGGGTGGTTATCCGCTGGCAATGAAGTTGGCAGAAAACGAGACGATTGGAAACTTTTCGGGCTTGATTCTGGGAACTATGATGGGACCGACGCTGGTATTCACCATTCCGGTTGCCTTGTCCATTATTAAAAAGAAAGATCGCCCATACCTCGGAGCCGGTATTCTGGCCGGTATGATCACCATACCGATCGGCTGTATTGCCGGCGGTCTGGTTATGAATGTTACAAAATATAAAATTAGTATAGGAACGATTCTCATCAATCTTGTGCCGGTTATCATCATTGCAGGACTGATCGTACTCGGATTGTGGGTCATTCCGGATAAGATGATCCGTGGATTTAATAAATTTGGCACGGGGGTCACGGTTGTCATAACCGTATTTACAGCGATTGCGATCTTTGAATATCAGACAGGAATCAAATTTCCGCTGATGAATATCATGGTAGAACCGGATGCAGACGGGATAATTCCCTTGGAGAGCGGACTTTTGACCTGCGGTCAGATCTCGATTGTATTAGTGGGAGCATTTCCCATGGTTTTCTGGATTACAAAAACATTTAAAAAAGGACTCAGTGCGATTGGTAAGAAATTCGGCATGGATGAAAACGGATCTGCGGGTCTTGTGGCATCACTGGCAAACAATATTGCAATGTTCAACATCATGGACAAGATGAATCCAAAGGGAAAAGTATTAAATGTGGCTTTTGCAGTCAGTGCGGCATTTGTGTTCGGTGATCACCTTGGATTTACCGCAGGCGTAAATAAAGAGATGATATTCCCAGTGATTGTCGGAAAACTTGTCGCAGGGATCACAGCGCTTCTGCTTGCGAATGTACTCTCTCCGAAGCTGCTGTCTAAGATTCAATCCTCTGTGGAAACAGATGCAGAGGAAGCGTAA
- a CDS encoding cupin domain-containing protein has product MNVSEDMIRQIVREILSEQSPSNQPVENFVKEKDKSGILKIQTDTVICEPFEQDGVKLKDVVTLDEAPHMGCGIMELDHTDFEWTLVYDEYDLVLEGTLEIEIDGRVLSAKPGEIIYIPENSHIHFKTLSKTRYAYFTYPANWQERLKNKEK; this is encoded by the coding sequence ATGAATGTAAGTGAAGATATGATACGTCAGATAGTCCGGGAAATTCTTTCTGAACAGAGCCCCTCCAATCAACCTGTGGAGAATTTTGTAAAAGAGAAGGACAAAAGCGGTATTCTGAAGATTCAGACAGATACGGTTATATGCGAGCCGTTTGAGCAAGACGGTGTGAAACTGAAAGATGTTGTCACTTTGGATGAGGCACCACATATGGGATGCGGGATTATGGAGCTGGATCATACGGATTTTGAATGGACACTTGTCTATGATGAATACGATCTGGTACTTGAAGGTACTCTGGAAATAGAAATTGACGGAAGAGTCTTAAGTGCAAAGCCCGGTGAAATAATATATATTCCGGAAAACAGCCATATCCATTTTAAGACACTATCCAAGACGAGATATGCTTATTTTACATATCCGGCCAATTGGCAGGAACGCCTGAAGAATAAGGAAAAGTAA